The Ornithorhynchus anatinus isolate Pmale09 chromosome 1, mOrnAna1.pri.v4, whole genome shotgun sequence genome includes a window with the following:
- the CCNB1 gene encoding G2/mitotic-specific cyclin-B1, with protein MALRVSRNAKINGENKVKTSVAATKRAPGPSAAAKQAPRPRNALGDIGNKVAEQPQSKMPVKKETKAAVVGKVIPRKLPKPAVKGPEPVKEKKPEPVKAEPPSPSPMETSGCEVSGRAPAEDVLCQAFSDVILAVKDVDAADASDPNLCSEYVKDIYSYLRQLEEEQAVRPKYLVGQEVTGNMRAILIDWLVQVQMKFRLLQETMYMTVAIIDRFLQDNGVPKKMLQLVGVTAMFIASKYEEMYPPEIGDFAFVTDHTYTKHQIRQMETRILRALDFGLGRPLPLHFLRRASKIGEVDLEQHMLAKYLMELTMVDYEMVHFPPSQVAAAAFCLALKVLDGGEWTPLLQHYLSYTEESLLSVMQHMAKNVVMVNKGLTKHVTIKNKYASSKHARISTLAQLNSAVVQDLAKALTKA; from the exons AACGCGAAGATCAATGGGGAGAACAAGGTGAAGACCAGCGTGGCGGCCACCAAAAGAGCGCCGGGCCCCTCGGCCGCCGCCAAGCAGGCCCCGAGGCCGCGGAACGCCCTCGGGGACATCGGCAACAAGGTGGCGGAGCAACCCCAGTCCAAGATGCCCGTGAAAAAG GAAACCAAGGCTGCCGTGGTCGGAAAAGTCATCCCCAGGAAGTTGCCGAAGCCCGCGGTCAAGGGGCCGGAGCCCGTTAAGGAGAAGAAGCCGGAGCCCGTGAAG GCAGAGCCTCCGTCCCCGAGCCCCATGGAAACGTCGGGCTGCGAGGTGTCGGGCCGCGCCCCGGCCGAGGACGTCCTGTGCCAGGCCTTCTCGGACGTCATCCTGGCCGTGAAGGACGTGGACGCCGCCGACGCCTCGGACCCCAACCTCTGCAGTGAATACGTGAAGGACATCTACAGCTACCTGCGGCAGCTGGAG GAAGAGCAAGCTGTCCGACCCAAATATCTGGTGGGTCAAGAAGTCACCGGAAACATGAGAGCGATTCTGATCGACTGGCTGGTCCAGGTTCAGATGAAATTTAGGCTCTTGCAAGAGACCATGTATATGACGGTGGCCATCATCGACCGTTTCCTGCAG GACAACGGCGTGCCCAAGAAGATGCTGCAGCTGGTCGGGGTCACGGCCATGTTCATCGCCAGCAAGTACGAGGAGATGTACCCGCCCGAGATCGGGGACTTCGCCTTCGTGACCGACCACACGTACACCAAGCACCAGATCCGGCAGATGGAAACGAGGATCCTCAGGGCCTTGGATTTCGGGCTGGGCCGCCCCCTGCCTCTGCACTTCCTCCGCCGGGCGTCCAAGATCGGAGAG GTGGACCTGGAACAACACATGTTGGCCAAATACCTGATGGAGCTGACCATGGTGGACTACGAGATGGTGCACTTCCCGCCTTCCCAGGTGGCGGCCGCCGCCTTCTGCTTGGCCCTCAAAGTCCTCGATGGGGGCGAATGG ACGCCGCTCCTTCAACACTACCTGTCTTACACTGAGGAATCTCTCCTGTCCGTCATGCAACACATGGCCAAGAACGTTGTGATGGTGAATAAGGGACTGACCAAGCACGTG ACCATCAAGAACAAGTACGCCAGCAGTAAGCATGCGAGGATTAGCACTCTCGCACAGCTCAACTCGGCGGTCGTTCAGGACCTGGCCAAGGCTCTGACCAAGGCGTAA